In Methanocaldococcus sp. FS406-22, the genomic stretch TCATCTGTATATGTTGCTGTAGCATACTGTGTGAATCCAACTCCTCCAGACATGTATCCTCCTAACCAGATTTGGTCATATAACATAGCTCCTGAAGCGACAACCTCTAATGACTGCTCAACTGGGTCATCTGAAACTCTTGATGTTTGGACGATATCTGCTAAGACTCCAAAGAATATACCTCCTGGCTCGTTTGGACCTCTTGCTCTTCTTGCTGGTAAGAATGAAGCCATTTGTATAACGTCAGCGTGCTTTGCAGCGTAAGCGAAGTCAGCAATTGCTGCTTCCCCAGCACAGAGCTTGTATGCTGTAATGAATGACATTCCAATCTGCATTGCACTCCATCTTGCAATTGTACCTCCATCACAGACTCTACCAACTAATGTTGGAACTCTTGAAACTTGGTATGTTCTTTTACCAATTGCTTTCTTGATTTGTTCTGCCTGCTCTTCTGGGAATAACTTGTTGATGTCGATTAAGAATCTCTTGTCAATCTCATCTGCTAATTCATCATCTCCAGTGAATATCTTAGCGTAACAGTCCCAGACTAATGCTGGGTGAACCTCAACCATGTGCTCCTGAACAACTGCCCCTCCTGGGAGAGCGTGGTTAATTGTTTCCATGTATTCGTTAATTGTTTCTGGAGTAACCTCTACCCCTAACCTCTTCTCTAAGACAGCATGAGCAGTGTCTAATCCAACAATAACTGTTCTTCTTATGTCATCCCAGAACTGCTGCATTGCAGCGTTGTTCATGAAGTGTAAGTCATCTCTTTCAACAATTACATCTGTATTTGAAACTTTATAAGGCATTAATTTTCTTTGTCCTAATGGAACCCCAATGTCTGGGTTGTAGAATGGAATTCCTCCTCTCTTTTCAATTAATTTTTGTGCTGCCTCAACAAATTCTCTCTTTCTTGCTGACTGTCTCCATCCACCAAAGACGTAGAACTTAGTGTATTTCTCTCTTGGATCTTCTTCAAACTTCTCCTTTAATGCCTTTAAGAATAATCTTTTTTCAGCATCCATCGGGCTCACCTCTGTGAGGAATTTTATTATTTTTTATTTTATTGTTTTTTTATTGTTTAATTTTACTTCAAAGCTTATATTCTTGATTATCCATGAGAAAGTGGAAGAGCTAATGGGCAAAGCCCAAAGCTTAGAGTTTCTCGAAGACATCTTCAACTGGCAAGAATCCTCCTAATGTTCTTGCTCTGTGGATTCTCTTAACGACTGTTAATAGCTCTTCATCCTCTCTCATTGGAACTCCATCAATTCTGTAGATTGTTGTAATTTCTTTCAATTTTTCTTCTGGTAATGGTTCTCCAACATCTACTGGCTCATCTAATGGTCTTCCAACCTGATCTTTAACGTATAAAACGTGTCCTGTTTTCTCATCATAGACATATCTCTGGAGGGCATCGAACATTAAACCGTTTTCGTCCAATCTTAATGAGTGTCCGTGGACAGTAGCTCCTCTGATACCAATTCTTGCTGGGTCAAAGAATGCTGTATCAATTAAGAAGTTCTTTGACAATGCTTCTAAGTCACTCTCTCTCATCTCAATAACTTGTCTTCCTGATAATGTACCTGTATCTACTCCTCTAAATCTCCACATGTATGTTCTTGCTCTGTCGTATGGTTGAGCTGGAGCAAAGTACATTGAATCAGCGAACTGAATGTATCTAATTCTGTGCCCTTCTTTAGCTCCGTTAATTGGCTCAACTAAGTCTCTAACATAGTCTTCTGGTAAGTCCATCTCTTCTAATGGAGGGTGAACTGTTTTGTAATCTTCTCCTGGTTGTCTGTGACCCATTATTTTAACAACATCATCATCTGGAATGTCTCTCAACTTTTCTAACTGAACATCTGGGTTCATGTGGTCTCTTCTATTTTGAGCAATTTTTGTTTGACCTGGGTAGAACTGTGGCTTGTATGCCATACAATCACCTCAATTTAGGTTTAAGTGAAGTTTTATTTTTCTTATTATTTCATCAATTTTAGTTTGAGGACAGGATTCTCCTCTAATCACCCCGGTTACAATATCAACAACTGTCCCTTCAGTTTTAGGTTCTAAAGGCATAACATCTCTTGTCTTTATTCCATATTTAGCAAGATCTTCCATATCTACGGGAGCTTGGCAAACAATAATTGTTGGAATTTTTACATACTTTAAGAGAAGTCCTGCCTTATAGACAATATGGCTGATAACATTTCCGAAATGAACAACGCAGAGCTTATGTCTATTTATTTGCTCTGCTTCTTCTGGCTTTATACCAAAGGTTGAACCTAATGCTCCTCTTGGAGCGTCATGTGGAATTCCCGAACCAGCATTTAAAACTAAAACGCTTGTTTGAATCCCTGCCTCTCTTATCCCATAAGTTATCTCACAGACAGGTTTTGTTATATGCCTCCTCCCTGGTGACATCGCTACAACTACTACATCATTTTTTAATGCCTCTGCAAATGTCCCTCTCTGTGCTAATCCTCCCCCCTCTCCTAAACCCATCACTGACCTACAATCCACTATTTGCTCTCTTCTCCCTACTGGCATACTATTCCTCTTTTTCTTCTTTTTCCACAACTGTAACGGAGTTTGCCATTCTACTTCTTGGGTCGACCATTCCTATCAATCTTCTATCCATTTCATTTATTAGAAAGACCCCATCTTCACCATATTTAATATAGTCAGTAACTGTTGGTCTATCCTTTAGGAATTTTCCAACTCTTAAGTCATAGCCAAATGGAAACATTTCTTTGCATATAGCATCTA encodes the following:
- the mcrA gene encoding coenzyme-B sulfoethylthiotransferase subunit alpha, whose product is MDAEKRLFLKALKEKFEEDPREKYTKFYVFGGWRQSARKREFVEAAQKLIEKRGGIPFYNPDIGVPLGQRKLMPYKVSNTDVIVERDDLHFMNNAAMQQFWDDIRRTVIVGLDTAHAVLEKRLGVEVTPETINEYMETINHALPGGAVVQEHMVEVHPALVWDCYAKIFTGDDELADEIDKRFLIDINKLFPEEQAEQIKKAIGKRTYQVSRVPTLVGRVCDGGTIARWSAMQIGMSFITAYKLCAGEAAIADFAYAAKHADVIQMASFLPARRARGPNEPGGIFFGVLADIVQTSRVSDDPVEQSLEVVASGAMLYDQIWLGGYMSGGVGFTQYATATYTDDILDDFSYYGYDYITKKYGGCNSVKPTMDVVEDIATEVTLYGLEQYDSFPALLEDHFGGSQRAGVTAAAAGITTALATGNSNAGLNGWYLSQILHKEYHSRLGFYGYDLQDQCGAANSLSFRNDEGSPLELRGPNYPNYAMNVGHQGEYAGITQAAHSARGDAFALNPLIKVAFADPSLVFDFTHPRKEFARGALREFEPAGERDPIIPAH
- the mcrG gene encoding coenzyme-B sulfoethylthiotransferase subunit gamma, with translation MAYKPQFYPGQTKIAQNRRDHMNPDVQLEKLRDIPDDDVVKIMGHRQPGEDYKTVHPPLEEMDLPEDYVRDLVEPINGAKEGHRIRYIQFADSMYFAPAQPYDRARTYMWRFRGVDTGTLSGRQVIEMRESDLEALSKNFLIDTAFFDPARIGIRGATVHGHSLRLDENGLMFDALQRYVYDEKTGHVLYVKDQVGRPLDEPVDVGEPLPEEKLKEITTIYRIDGVPMREDEELLTVVKRIHRARTLGGFLPVEDVFEKL
- the mcrC gene encoding methyl-coenzyme M reductase I operon protein C, translated to MPVGRREQIVDCRSVMGLGEGGGLAQRGTFAEALKNDVVVVAMSPGRRHITKPVCEITYGIREAGIQTSVLVLNAGSGIPHDAPRGALGSTFGIKPEEAEQINRHKLCVVHFGNVISHIVYKAGLLLKYVKIPTIIVCQAPVDMEDLAKYGIKTRDVMPLEPKTEGTVVDIVTGVIRGESCPQTKIDEIIRKIKLHLNLN